CCGTGATGCCTCCGAGAGCGCCTTGCAGAACAACGGCGAGGAGCGCAGCCAGCCCGAGACGGCGAACCCATCTTCGGGGCTCGCTTCGCCAAAGCCAAATCGCCAGCAACGTCGTGAGCAAGCCGACAAACGTCGCCACCATGCGGTGGCCGTGCTCATAGAAAATATTGCCGACCATCGGCGGCATCAATCTTCCAAACGATAGCGGCCAGTCGGGCACCGAAAGGCCAGCGTCCTGGCTCGTGACCAGCGCTCCGGCAATAATCAAAAAAAAGGTCGCGCACGCGACGACCGTCGCATACCGGTGAAGCCAAATGTTGTTCTTTGTCTCGCCTGTTCCCACCCGTTTTCCCCCTGCTCCGATCCCGTCGTGAACGAAGGTGGCTGCCGGGCCCATCCCGTTCAGGCAACGGGGTACCGATACTCGAAGCGCGCAGACTCGAACCCCGATGAAATCTTGGTCGCCAGGCCTTCGTTCCACTCTTGCTCGTGCCCCGGCTCTCGAAAATCCTGGTCGTTGAACCTATTCCGCCTTCGGAAAGCAACCACGAAAATGCCGATAAAGATCAGCAGCGGAGGAATCAGCAAGAGGATGATGCCGCTTTGCAACGCCCGGATGGCGCCCGCTTTCGCTGCCGCAGCGTTGTTGTAACACATCGCGCAGGACTGGGCGGACGCGGCGGTCGAAACCAGCAAGGTTGCCCCTGCTGCCGCCACTCGTGCCGTCCATTTTGTCACGCGCTTCAAGAACACAAGCGATTCCTTCTAAGAGCCGGCTATCTCGGCCTCAACTCATACAGGCGAAGGCTGTCGGGAAAAAACACAAACAGCAGAATGATGATGAGAACCAGGGCCGGCATCAAGGTCACGGCCAGGCTGCGCTTTTCGTACCGCAGGTGCATGAAGTAGGAGATGATGAGCGCCCCCTTGACGAACGACAGGCTCATCAGCAGCCCCAGCATGAGCTTGACCTCGAGGTGCTGATAGGCAAGCACGACCTCAACGCCCGTAATCGCCAGCAGCCACATCCACACGAACATAAACAGTCGTTTGCTGCCGGCGGCGTGCGCGTGCTCGGTTGTCTGCTTCATGGGTTTGCTCGACCTCCGAAGACTAAATTGTTTTGGCCGACATCAAGTAAACCAGCGGGAAGATGAACATCCACACCAGGTCAACGAAGTGCCAGTAAAGTCCGCTGACCTCCACGTCCTCGGAGGTAAATTTCCCCCGCGCTTGTCCGGCCGCGATGACACCGAGATAAAGTACGCCGATGGTGACGTGGGTCATGTGAAGCCCGGTGAGGCTGAAAAACGCCGCTCCAAACAGGGGAGTTCCCCAAGGGTTCTGGAAAAGTCGGACGCCTTCGCGAATGAGTTCACTCCACTCATGCGCGTGCAGGACAACAAACGCCAGCCCGCCGAGCATCGTCGCCAGAAGCCATCGGACCACGTGCGGCCGCTTCCCGAGTTTTGCCGCCCGCACCGCCATGACCATCGTCACGCTGCTGGTCAACAGCACGACGGTCATCACCGTGGCATTGGCGATGCTGGGCCAGAGGAGGAAGGGCGTGGGCCAGGCCCGGCTGGCCACCCGCACGTAGCTGTAGGCGATCAGCAGCGCGGAAAAGGTGATTGCGTCGGAAACAATGAAGAGCCACATGCCCAGCTTCTTCGAACCAATCGCGTAGGGAGCGACTCCGCCGCTCCATGCCGACTCGGCGGCGGTTTCCTCGAAGCCAGCGCCCCCGACGCGCATCACCTCTTCGCTAGCCATTCTTATTACCTCCCTATCATCAGCAGCAGGAGAACGTAGATCCAAAGTCCGTCCATGAAGTGCCAGTAAATCGCGGTCACATCCACGGCCGTTCGCTTTTCCGGCGCGAGGAGATACCGCCGGGCTCGAAAGACAACATAGAAAAGGGCGCAGATGCCTCCCAGCAGGTGCGCGCCATGCGCCGCGGTCAGCAGATAGAAGAAAGAGCTGCTCGGATTCGTGGCCAGGTAAACTCCCCGGGAGGCCAGCTCGCGCCAGGCAATCAGTTGACCGGCGATAAAGGCCAGACCGAGCCCCGCGGTGGCGTACCACCAGCGGACGAACCCCTCCCCCAGGCCAACCGCCAGCGACTTTCGCGAGAGCTCCAACGTCAGGCTGCTGGTGGCAAGCAGCAGAGTGTTCAGCCACAGGATGGGCGGAAGCCCGGTAGCCACCCAATCGCTCGACAGCCCTTTCCGCACGATCAGGGCGCTCGAGAAAGCCGCGAACAACATCACGATGGCCGCCAGCGCGACCCACATCCCCGTCCGGTAGGTTCGAGCGGGAACGGCCGGGCCGTAAGCTTCCCAGCGGCCGCCGCCAAAACCGTCATCGCCAGAGCCGCTCCCGTCTCGTCCGAAGCGGTCCGTGCTCGAAGCAGCTCTTGGCTTGGTCGGACTTATGGTTGACGATGCCATACTCTCCTGCTCAAAAACTCTTCGGCCGCTAGCCGGCGCTCACTTTCTCCGCCGAGTCCTGCATGATGTAATCTTGCTTGGCTCCCGGCACACCGTACTCATAAGGAGAGCGATAGACGACCGGATGCTTCCCAGCGAAGTTGTCAAAGGGCGGCGGCGAAGGAACGGTCCACTCGAGCGTGGTCGCTTGCCAGGGATTCGCGGGCGCCCTGGGTCCCTTGAACATGCTCCAGACCAGGTTGAACAGGAAGATGAGTTGAGCCGCGCCGGCGATAAAAGCAGCGATGGAAATGAACACGTGAACATTCATCAAGGATGCCAGGAAGTCAACCCCGCTCAGCGAGGAGTAACGACGCGGATGCCCGACGAGGCCCAGGAAATGCATGGGGATAAAAATGGCGTAAACCCCCACGAAAGTGAACCAGAAGTGAAGGCGGCCCAACCTCTCGTTCATCATCCGGCCAAACATCTTCGGGAACCAGTAGTAGGTGCCGGCGAAGATGCCGAAGATGGCCGCCACTCCCATGATCATGTGGAAGTGCGCCACCACAAACCACGTGTCGTGCAAATAGACGTCGAGCGCTGGCTGGCCGAGGAAAATGCCGCTGAGTCCTCCGGTCACAAACAGCGAAACAAAACCGATGGCAAAAAGCATCGCCGATTGGAAGCGCAGCTTGCCCCCCCAAAGCGTTCCCAGCCAGTTGAAAGTCTTGATGGCGGAAGGGACTGCGATGGCCATGGTCATGACGGAGAAGGCAAAACCCGAATAAGGGCTCATGCCGCTCACAAACATATGGTGTCCCCAAACGGCGAAGCCCAGGAAACCGATGGCCAGCATGGCGTAGACCATGGCCCGGTAGCCAAAAATAGGCTTCCGGGAGAAAGTGGAGAGCACCTGCGAAGTGACGCCCATTCCGGGGAGGATGGCAATATAGACTTCGGGATGACCGAAAAACCAGAACAGGTGCTGCCAGAGCAGCGGCGATCCGCCGCTGCGGGGGATGATCCTGTCACTCACGATCAAACCCGCAGGAATAAAAAAGCTCGTCCCTCCCACCCGGTCCAGCAACAACAAGATTCCGGCGGCGAACAAAACCGCAAAAGACAACAGGGCCAGAACCGCAGTCACGAACCAGGCCCAGCAGGTCAGGGGAAGGCGCATCAGGGACATGCCTCGCGCCCGCAAGTCCAGGATGGTGGCAATGAAATTCAAGGCGCTCAAGAGCGACCCGATGCAGAAGATGGCGATCGAGACCACCCACAGCGTCTGCCCCAATCCCAGGCCCGGACCGGCGGCCCCTCCCACCGCGCTCAACGGCGGATAGGCCGTCCAGCCGGAAATGGGCGGGCCGTCGGTGACGAAGAAGGTGGCGAGAAGCACCGCCAATCCGACCAAAGTCACCCAGAACGACAGCATGTTGAGTCGTGGGAAGGCCATGTCCTCGGCGCCGATTTGGATGGGCAAAATATAGTTTCCGAAGCCGCTCTGGGGAGCCGTCGTCAATACAAAGAAAACCATCAACGTGCCGTGCAGGGTGAGCAAAGAGAGATAATATTCGGGCGTGATGACGCCGCCGGGGGCTCCGAGCGGAGACACCTTGTCCAAGAGAGGGACAAGGGCATCCGGCCAGACCAAATGCAGTCGGATCAGCAGCGAGAGAATCAGCCCCACAAAAACAGAAAACAACGCCAGGAGGTAATACTGGATCCCGATGACTTTGTGATCGAGGCTGAAGATATATTTGCGGATGAAGCCCTTCGGGGCCTCGTGTCGGTGAACGACCTCCGCCTGCATTTCTGCCATTACCTGCCTCCGCTGCCGGCTTCGACGGCGATCATTGTTGTGCCGCCATGTTCTCGAGCCATTTCTGAAAATCTTCTTCCGACATGACCTGGAGAAACGACCTCATCTTGTAGTGGCCCAGGCCACAAAGTTCAGCGCAAACGACTTCGTATCTTCCCGTCCCGGTCGCGGTGAAATGGATGGGGATCTCCATTCCCGGAACCAGGTCTTGTTTGAGCCGCAACTCCCGCACAAAGAACGCGTGGGTAACATCCTTCGAGCGCAGGATCAGTTGAACGGGGCGGTTAACCGGGACGCTCAAGGTGGCGGTGACGATGTCATCTTTAGAAGCCTGATCGCGCGCTCGATCGAGGCCCAAATAGTTGCCGGTGGAATCGTCAACGAGTTCGACGTGGGTGGGACCGAACTTGCCGTCCGGGCCGGGGTAGCGGAAGTACCATTGAAACTGCTGCCCCGTGACCTCAATCGGCAAGGCGCCGGGTGCCGGGCCGGTAAACTGCATCCCGGCCCAAACGCGGAATCCCATCAGATTAAGCCCAATAAAAACGATGGCGGCAGCGGTCGTCCAGGTGACTTCCCAAGCGGTGTTTCCGTGAGAATAGGTTGCCTTCCGGCCGTCGCCCCGGTCGCGGTACCGCCAAACAAAATAGGCAAGGCCGAGCTGTGCGAGAACGAAAATGATTCCGCAGATGATGAACGTCACGGTGAACTGCTGATCGATGGCTCGCCCATGCACGGAAATGTTCACGGGAAACCACCAGACTTGCGCCCACACCAGAACCACGGAGATCAAAGTGATCAGTGCCAGCACCAGCGAAATGATCAGCGCCATAGCTCATCGCTCCAGAGCAAGCTTCTGACACCTCAACTGCTCACGCTTCGGGAGGCAAGCAGAATCTTGGACAGATCAGACGTGTTGAACCGCTCGACCCAACCTCCAAGGTTAACACAGTTTCGCGGGAAC
The window above is part of the Candidatus Acidiferrales bacterium genome. Proteins encoded here:
- the coxB gene encoding cytochrome c oxidase subunit II, coding for MALIISLVLALITLISVVLVWAQVWWFPVNISVHGRAIDQQFTVTFIICGIIFVLAQLGLAYFVWRYRDRGDGRKATYSHGNTAWEVTWTTAAAIVFIGLNLMGFRVWAGMQFTGPAPGALPIEVTGQQFQWYFRYPGPDGKFGPTHVELVDDSTGNYLGLDRARDQASKDDIVTATLSVPVNRPVQLILRSKDVTHAFFVRELRLKQDLVPGMEIPIHFTATGTGRYEVVCAELCGLGHYKMRSFLQVMSEEDFQKWLENMAAQQ
- a CDS encoding cytochrome c oxidase subunit 3, which encodes MASEEVMRVGGAGFEETAAESAWSGGVAPYAIGSKKLGMWLFIVSDAITFSALLIAYSYVRVASRAWPTPFLLWPSIANATVMTVVLLTSSVTMVMAVRAAKLGKRPHVVRWLLATMLGGLAFVVLHAHEWSELIREGVRLFQNPWGTPLFGAAFFSLTGLHMTHVTIGVLYLGVIAAGQARGKFTSEDVEVSGLYWHFVDLVWMFIFPLVYLMSAKTI
- a CDS encoding cytochrome c oxidase subunit 3 translates to MASSTISPTKPRAASSTDRFGRDGSGSGDDGFGGGRWEAYGPAVPARTYRTGMWVALAAIVMLFAAFSSALIVRKGLSSDWVATGLPPILWLNTLLLATSSLTLELSRKSLAVGLGEGFVRWWYATAGLGLAFIAGQLIAWRELASRGVYLATNPSSSFFYLLTAAHGAHLLGGICALFYVVFRARRYLLAPEKRTAVDVTAIYWHFMDGLWIYVLLLLMIGR
- a CDS encoding cbb3-type cytochrome c oxidase subunit I, encoding MAEMQAEVVHRHEAPKGFIRKYIFSLDHKVIGIQYYLLALFSVFVGLILSLLIRLHLVWPDALVPLLDKVSPLGAPGGVITPEYYLSLLTLHGTLMVFFVLTTAPQSGFGNYILPIQIGAEDMAFPRLNMLSFWVTLVGLAVLLATFFVTDGPPISGWTAYPPLSAVGGAAGPGLGLGQTLWVVSIAIFCIGSLLSALNFIATILDLRARGMSLMRLPLTCWAWFVTAVLALLSFAVLFAAGILLLLDRVGGTSFFIPAGLIVSDRIIPRSGGSPLLWQHLFWFFGHPEVYIAILPGMGVTSQVLSTFSRKPIFGYRAMVYAMLAIGFLGFAVWGHHMFVSGMSPYSGFAFSVMTMAIAVPSAIKTFNWLGTLWGGKLRFQSAMLFAIGFVSLFVTGGLSGIFLGQPALDVYLHDTWFVVAHFHMIMGVAAIFGIFAGTYYWFPKMFGRMMNERLGRLHFWFTFVGVYAIFIPMHFLGLVGHPRRYSSLSGVDFLASLMNVHVFISIAAFIAGAAQLIFLFNLVWSMFKGPRAPANPWQATTLEWTVPSPPPFDNFAGKHPVVYRSPYEYGVPGAKQDYIMQDSAEKVSAG
- a CDS encoding cytochrome C oxidase subunit IV family protein; translation: MKQTTEHAHAAGSKRLFMFVWMWLLAITGVEVVLAYQHLEVKLMLGLLMSLSFVKGALIISYFMHLRYEKRSLAVTLMPALVLIIILLFVFFPDSLRLYELRPR